From a region of the Calliphora vicina chromosome 4, idCalVici1.1, whole genome shotgun sequence genome:
- the LOC135958376 gene encoding keratin, type I cytoskeletal 9-like, whose protein sequence is MKPFVSLLMVLAALVACGQAHNVQKRSLGSLLGGGGSGGGLGGLLQAKLSLLGGGGGGGGGGGGYSGGHASSGGYSGGGYSGGGYSGGHSGGYSSGGGSYGGGAAQKVVVVKIVNDAGAGGYGGGYGGGHGGGYEGGHGGSYGGGYEGGHGGSYGGSHGGSYGGSHGGSYGGGASTVKVFKVIHQSGGASAGGYGGGYGGGHGGHSSGGWSQGGGSSW, encoded by the coding sequence ATGAAGCCCTTCGTCAGTTTATTAATGGTTTTGGCCGCTTTGGTCGCTTGCGGTCAAGCTCACAATGTTCAGAAGCGCTCTTTGGGCTCTTTGTTGGGAGGTGGCGGCAGCGGTGGCGGTCTTGGTGGATTACTCCAGGCTAAACTTAGTTTGCTCGGAGGTGGTGGTGGCGGCGGCGGCGGTGGTGGTGGCTACTCCGGTGGTCATGCCTCTTCCGGTGGATACAGTGGTGGCGGCTATAGCGGTGGTGGCTACTCCGGTGGTCATTCTGGCGGCTACAGCAGCGGCGGTGGCAGCTATGGCGGCGGTGCTGCCCAAAAAGTTGTTGTCGTAAAGATTGTCAACGATGCCGGTGCTGGCGGTTATGGTGGCGGTTATGGCGGCGGTCATGGCGGCGGTTATGAAGGCGGTCATGGTGGCAGCTATGGTGGTGGTTATGAAGGCGGTCATGGTGGCAGCTATGGTGGCTCTCATGGCGGTAGCTATGGCGGCTCTCATGGTGGCAGCTATGGCGGTGGTGCTTCCACCGTTAAGGTTTTCAAAGTCATCCATCAATCTGGCGGTGCTTCTGCTGGCGGTTATGGTGGCGGTTACGGTGGTGGTCACGGTGGTCACAGCTCTGGTGGCTGGAGTCAAGGTGGTGGTTCATCCTGGTAA